In one Candidatus Absconditicoccus praedator genomic region, the following are encoded:
- the trxB gene encoding thioredoxin-disulfide reductase has translation MEKVIIVGSGPAGHTAAIYTARAMLNPIMFEGYMAGGVTAGGQLTTTTDVENFPGFPDGIQGTELMNKMRQQSINCGTRIYTNTVTNVDLSKKPYTVYTDDGNSYQTQGLIIATGAIAKKLGIPGEKEFWQKGISACAVCDGGMPVFRNKELGVVGGGDAAVEEAIYLTKFASKVYLFVRRDQLRASKVLQDRLAQSDSIEVVWNSEVKEAKGDMILRSIVVYNNKKDEFYEMNISGLFYAIGHNPNIEFLGGQLETDEDGYIITTPGTTQTSVDGVFAAGDVQDKKYRQAITSAGSGCMAALELEHYLG, from the coding sequence ATGGAAAAAGTAATAATTGTATGATCTTGACCAGCCTGACACACAGCTGCTATATATACAGCAAGAGCAATGCTAAATCCTATAATGTTTGAATGATATATGGCTTGAGGTGTTACAGCTGGATGACAACTTACTACAACTACAGATGTAGAAAACTTTCCAGGTTTCCCTGATTGAATTCAATGAACTGAATTAATGAATAAAATGAGGCAACAATCTATAAACTGTTGAACAAGAATATATACAAATACAGTTACAAATGTAGATTTATCAAAAAAACCATATACTGTTTATACAGATGATTGAAATTCTTATCAAACACAATGATTGATAATAGCTACATGAGCTATAGCAAAAAAACTTTGAATTCCTGGAGAAAAAGAATTTTGGCAAAAATGAATATCTGCATGTGCAGTATGTGATGGTGGAATGCCAGTTTTCAGGAATAAAGAATTGTGAGTTGTTTGAGGTTGAGATGCTGCTGTAGAAGAAGCTATATATCTTACCAAATTTGCCAGCAAGGTATATTTGTTTGTTAGAAGAGATCAACTTAGAGCATCAAAAGTTCTTCAAGATAGATTAGCTCAGTCCGATAGCATTGAAGTTGTGTGGAATAGTGAGGTGAAAGAAGCCAAATGAGATATGATACTAAGAAGTATTGTGGTCTACAACAATAAAAAAGATGAATTTTATGAAATGAATATTTCGTGATTATTTTATGCAATATGACATAATCCAAATATAGAATTTCTATGATGACAGTTGGAAACAGATGAAGATGGGTATATAATTACTACTCCTGGTACAACACAAACTAGTGTAGATTGAGTTTTTGCTGCAGGTGATGTCCAAGATAAAAAATATAGGCAAGCAATTACATCTGCATGAAGTTGATGTATGGCAGCCCTAGAACTTGAACACTATCTTTGATAG
- a CDS encoding DUF1295 domain-containing protein, with protein MIEVSIFILFCYFVLYFLSIKLKNNGIVDVFWGLGFVIIAWYTLLVDGTFDFGQILLTLIITIWGVWLATYVFSKIRKSKGEDFRYNNFRKLWKWFYTRSFFQVYLLQFCLMMLIASPIWVVNLYGGESIYYLIGGIIAIIGFAYEGIANYQLYTFKSQKTNSNIITTGLYKYSRFPQYFGELLFWFGLGVMGIATSFLSMLGFFILFLLLNFVSGVPLIEKKYQDNLEYQKYKKTTRTKIIPWFPK; from the coding sequence ATGATTGAAGTTTCTATATTTATACTATTTTGTTATTTTGTGCTGTATTTTCTATCTATAAAACTAAAAAATAATTGAATTGTTGATGTTTTTTGGTGATTGTGATTTGTTATTATTGCATGGTATACGCTATTGGTGGATTGAACATTTGATTTTGGGCAGATTTTGTTGACATTGATTATTACTATATGGTGAGTATGGTTAGCAACTTATGTATTTTCTAAAATAAGAAAATCAAAATGAGAAGATTTTCGTTACAATAATTTTCGTAAATTATGGAAATGGTTTTATACAAGAAGTTTTTTTCAAGTATACCTGCTGCAATTTTGTTTGATGATGTTGATAGCATCTCCTATATGGGTAGTGAATTTGTATTGATGAGAAAGTATATATTATCTTATATGATGAATTATTGCAATTATCTGATTTGCTTATGAATGAATTGCAAACTATCAGTTATATACCTTCAAATCACAAAAAACTAACTCTAATATAATAACAACATGACTTTATAAATATTCTCGTTTTCCTCAATACTTTGGAGAATTACTTTTTTGGTTTTGATTGTGAGTTATGGGTATAGCTACTAGTTTTTTGTCTATGTTGGGATTTTTTATACTTTTTTTGTTGTTGAATTTTGTTTCTTGAGTGCCATTAATAGAGAAAAAATATCAAGATAATTTGGAATATCAAAAATACAAAAAAACTACTAGAACCAAGATTATACCCTGGTTTCCCAAATAA
- a CDS encoding serpin family protein, with translation MGQKKILLSALVLLSIIFFTGCDEQVSSVEPKDSDSNGSDVSDSNASDLDFGEPEDIDISEIDTSVLDTKNFDFDIFYELIGEQVEKDENLFISPYSIHAAFLLAYMGADGETKEQMSEVLETKGVDINDVKKAYYAQKEKLQDYSTEGELSIANALFLDQGIPFRENYVKDGQRYFDAKVEDMPDIVDPINEWIEEQTNGKIEDMLGEPGEKIDPLVVAYLINAIYFKNDWETEFDSIRDMDFETPDGQKEVDMMYLEDDHRYVKEEEYQMVSKGYEDESFAFHAIMPKQETLQEFYEDFDREKFEEIKTQRRKGEIELYLPKFTFGSSLGLVEVMQDLGIKDAFDSSLANFDNMVDLEELGQNVYISDALHDTFIEVNKEGTEAAAATVIEIRAESAQPPSPVLKFDEPFMFIIEEEETGQILFMGQMMEPVIEE, from the coding sequence ATGTGACAGAAAAAAATACTATTATCAGCTTTGGTGCTTTTGTCTATAATATTCTTTACTGGTTGTGATGAACAAGTAAGCAGTGTTGAACCCAAAGACTCAGATTCTAATGGTTCAGATGTATCAGACTCTAATGCTTCAGATTTAGATTTTTGAGAACCAGAAGATATTGATATTAGTGAAATAGACACAAGTGTTTTGGATACCAAAAATTTTGATTTTGATATATTTTATGAATTGATATGAGAACAAGTAGAAAAAGATGAAAATTTATTCATTTCTCCATATAGTATCCATGCTGCCTTTTTGTTGGCATATATGTGAGCAGATGGAGAGACTAAAGAACAAATGTCAGAAGTTCTGGAAACAAAAGGGGTGGATATTAATGATGTAAAGAAAGCATATTATGCTCAAAAAGAAAAATTACAGGATTATTCTACTGAATGAGAATTATCAATAGCTAATGCATTGTTTTTGGATCAGGGTATACCTTTTAGAGAAAATTATGTAAAAGATGGGCAAAGATACTTTGATGCAAAAGTTGAGGATATGCCAGATATAGTGGATCCAATAAATGAATGGATAGAAGAACAAACAAACTGAAAGATAGAGGATATGTTAGGTGAACCGGGTGAAAAAATTGATCCTTTAGTAGTAGCTTATTTGATAAATGCAATATATTTTAAAAATGATTGGGAGACCGAATTTGACTCTATTAGAGATATGGATTTTGAAACTCCAGATGGACAAAAAGAAGTGGATATGATGTATCTTGAAGATGATCACAGATACGTAAAAGAAGAAGAATATCAGATGGTGTCAAAATGATATGAAGATGAAAGTTTTGCATTTCATGCAATAATGCCAAAACAGGAAACTTTGCAGGAATTTTATGAAGATTTTGATAGGGAAAAGTTTGAAGAAATAAAAACACAAAGAAGGAAATGAGAAATTGAATTGTATTTACCAAAATTCACATTTGGCAGTAGTTTGGGATTGGTAGAAGTTATGCAGGATTTATGAATAAAAGATGCATTTGACTCAAGTTTAGCAAATTTTGATAATATGGTTGATTTAGAAGAATTAGGACAAAATGTATATATAAGCGATGCTTTACACGATACATTCATAGAAGTTAACAAGGAATGAACTGAAGCAGCAGCGGCTACAGTTATAGAAATAAGAGCTGAATCAGCTCAACCACCATCTCCAGTATTGAAGTTTGATGAACCTTTTATGTTTATCATAGAAGAGGAAGAAACCTGACAAATTCTATTTATGTGACAGATGATGGAGCCAGTGATAGAAGAATAA
- a CDS encoding MG2 domain-containing protein — protein MGTKTKISLISTAITAIIITAGYHLFTYANLHHIQTDEEFLKSLDWMYENELTQYNQVESFRPEFNLRRDEAAHFFVNFVEEGLEQTPEQEEEIPDFADLGEAHQDLIPSIEKAAEYGLIRGDGGSNNFRPADPISRAEFFAVAVRAVDGEYSEDTNPWWENYFEAAQELDLTKESDVMAQDRNILRYEAGLVLFRSVHDEGEYEFQPKAQTMEIAFDEEMDQESVLANMKTYPKVEYDASWEDDKTLKLEILDDFSTEETLLVNITQDAKTAAGENLPETLSREFKIDATPEIDFVSPKGDIQDPNQNITVRFSSPMVPLTALDDQPECPISFDPKIDGECTWITTSTFQFRPEKTLPFGGEYEVVIPSGFQNQAGNPITESKNFQIRTPDFEVVNTNNRINKDEPLKLVFNDDVDMQDVMDNFEMRGYETHQLDFEFGQEETSIEGEYKTQENIIEIFPAEGDRGYDTSLDFRISDQLTSKRGNVPLQTDYESTLSTDGLVLEYGSFIYQDPEQEDKNLVSNLQQADNNRIVLPEDPNILIEFNEEIELDYDLFDIDYDFELSYIKEQENETIQENQKGVIIDIQGQISDELNIEILASNISSSDDITLDFGTKDYNQIQDYEMINYKKHCLTTSHHIPRTSRNEEAFEFDGYGEVERIQIVRSRMDDKDEYDCYYEEGKNKYILETNLDPDTQYNLNISSDLLDKDNYPLDQDYEYQFTTPEVKNEDKHVDIIDQEGLVMIPSSIKPLTLPIKSVNIDTVNIRVCEGEVNPSRHNYIDNKDCQTARVDVENKGFQPSLNTVDLEQVFEQEFDSNIVKAKVYKLEEDMTESQKESYQEDELTHSTRVYNISDVTATLKEGKEDILWLRDYNQGENLANNIDNITAYEINRHHRGTHPSVVGRHDIDFEPKQNGLYELESIPSNSDLVITLENQDKVLVTNSGNELSEGDAKTYIFTDRPLYKPGDEVNIKGTVRNFYSEAYQIQEDSIPLRVRDSRGETMISETLKLDEYGSFQAGFDLPDDANLGEYTVRAGNDNLNFSVEEFETPDFEVEATAREDDYLLGETAQVDIAANYYMGLPVAEGEVSYELTSEDYYFDGGGVQGYQFGERRSFWWQPDSGSRREDRGELILDNNGQAVLDLDLEEQDQEDKIYNLSLNVQDPESGQNIAQNLSFKGLRTEKFVGVNFDDFSYDYLDTANIDLIAVDIDGNRLSQKQIDLEVKKVEHQHDEVGQQRETTKDTVMSQTLTTTQDGTVNTDFTFDEPGEYEFVISTPDGSYKTTKTFYVGGADVLSPGQEDNEINVIPEQQTYDVGDTMRATIQSPHTGVQAMLTVEKNNKIMDSRIIDIDEYNQEVQLEIKEEYIPNFDISAFIIKDVTTIQDDFQDLEEVRNEMSQIEQDLQERLDIPRIPGPPIVPYYDVIIPPLPPEVDDMDEEEQNLYEEWVELRAQEQELLSNLLPSYYGGLETIKVNTDYVKLDGQVSLDKEMYEPGDGQTIDLEITDNEGNPVDGQATIRVIDQALLDMMDNKQDILEFFYSKQSNNISTSSNLQNIIQRIHFPDQLDVQVEEDFETQQDDAQFYGEIMEESADMQADTRSATEDAAAPGDDEAEVREDFEDLAYYQSVVDVQNGQAQIQVDQLPDNLTTWVVDGFVHTQDTKVGEFETDFQVQKPIGILEQIPRFLISGDELIIAAQIANNTNTAQNVQTNLEISNATNTNPTQEVEVGPGETEPVRFPVEIDSLGTQDIKNFESEITISANAGEYQDAVRHTRNIQQPSTAEYVFTNGSTEDISYEEQVKISEIMEENGYLEITMGATILTNLMHNLDDYFSYPGESLRSRLGFLDIAESMRSLYQGVNKLDEFEEITVYDRDNNEYTTIQEVESKIKDEMDIYQEDDGGLRNFQDSCWHTRQSCSSFALSKSYLEMDLDIDGVDNEQLLDYYKSELEEKIERSSSNKRNISYFMPLAVQGEYDFVNEHFEPRDDLSNKRKIQYINLYELMPEDGERADEFYEDLKNSILIEARGSLLPADLDYSNNIISTAKMLQLMLDYGEEERLQVENMARWLLANRDEEGAFHARNIVPIIDALDKYVDQTGELDNVDFDAAAYFEENNIMEANFDMDNRFGLAHDKFDFQDYVNFGETHSLGFEKDGEGRLYYDVGLRYHIPNDQITPRDEGMIVSRNYYDYDEYQDAHERQCFTPIWRGRWGGSNCRNVRVENIDSVSEANHGDFVVGEVELTVPYERNDVVLRDYIPSGAEVLNVDFDTVGDDVAEVVGQTSDRRGGFDHIEQRNDMVYLYAEHLRSGTYTYTYVMQASYEGSFNVRPARAEVLDRPEVFGRSSGKVFEISR, from the coding sequence ATGTGAACTAAAACAAAGATTAGCTTAATAAGCACAGCAATAACAGCAATTATAATCACAGCAGGATACCATCTTTTTACCTATGCCAATCTTCATCACATACAAACAGATGAAGAATTCTTGAAATCCCTGGACTGGATGTATGAAAACGAGCTTACCCAATACAATCAAGTAGAATCTTTTAGACCGGAATTTAATCTTAGAAGAGATGAAGCAGCACATTTCTTTGTAAATTTTGTAGAGGAAGGGCTGGAGCAAACTCCAGAGCAAGAAGAGGAAATTCCTGATTTTGCTGATTTAGGTGAAGCACATCAGGACCTAATACCTTCTATAGAAAAAGCAGCAGAATATTGACTGATAAGGTGAGATGGTGGCAGCAATAACTTTAGACCAGCAGATCCTATTTCCAGAGCAGAGTTTTTTGCTGTAGCAGTTAGAGCAGTAGATGGAGAGTATTCAGAAGATACAAACCCTTGGTGGGAGAATTATTTTGAAGCTGCTCAGGAGCTTGATTTAACCAAAGAGTCAGATGTTATGGCTCAAGACAGAAACATTTTAAGGTATGAAGCAGGACTTGTGCTTTTTAGATCAGTTCATGATGAATGAGAGTATGAATTCCAGCCAAAAGCCCAAACTATGGAAATTGCATTTGATGAAGAAATGGATCAAGAATCAGTACTTGCAAATATGAAAACTTATCCCAAGGTAGAATATGATGCAAGTTGGGAGGATGACAAAACTTTGAAACTTGAAATTTTGGATGATTTTAGCACAGAAGAAACTTTATTGGTAAATATTACCCAAGATGCTAAAACTGCAGCCTGAGAAAACCTTCCGGAAACATTATCAAGAGAGTTCAAGATAGATGCTACTCCAGAAATTGATTTTGTGTCTCCTAAATGAGATATTCAAGACCCAAATCAGAATATAACTGTGAGATTTAGTTCTCCAATGGTTCCTTTGACGGCTCTTGATGACCAGCCAGAATGTCCTATAAGTTTTGATCCCAAGATAGACTGAGAATGTACATGGATAACTACTAGTACATTTCAGTTTAGACCAGAAAAAACACTACCATTTGGATGAGAGTATGAGGTGGTTATTCCTTCTTGATTCCAAAATCAAGCTTGAAATCCAATAACTGAATCCAAAAATTTCCAGATAAGAACCCCTGATTTTGAAGTTGTAAATACAAATAATAGAATAAACAAAGATGAGCCACTGAAGTTGGTTTTCAACGATGATGTTGATATGCAAGATGTGATGGATAATTTTGAAATGAGAGGTTATGAAACACATCAGTTAGATTTTGAATTTTGACAAGAAGAAACAAGTATTGAATGAGAATACAAAACACAAGAAAATATAATAGAAATTTTCCCTGCAGAGTGAGACCGAGGATACGATACTAGTTTAGATTTTAGGATATCTGATCAGCTAACTTCTAAAAGATGAAATGTTCCTTTACAAACTGATTATGAAAGTACACTTAGTACAGATGGTTTGGTATTAGAGTATGGCTCTTTTATTTATCAGGATCCTGAGCAAGAAGACAAAAACTTAGTTTCAAATCTTCAGCAAGCTGATAATAATAGGATAGTTCTCCCAGAAGATCCAAATATTCTAATAGAATTTAATGAAGAAATTGAGTTGGATTATGATCTTTTTGATATAGATTATGATTTTGAACTTTCTTATATCAAAGAACAAGAAAATGAAACTATCCAAGAAAATCAAAAATGAGTAATTATTGATATACAGGGGCAGATATCAGACGAATTAAATATAGAAATACTTGCTTCCAATATTAGTTCAAGTGATGATATAACTCTGGATTTTGGAACCAAGGATTATAATCAAATACAAGACTATGAGATGATAAACTATAAAAAACATTGCTTAACTACATCTCATCATATACCCAGAACTTCCAGGAACGAAGAAGCTTTTGAGTTTGATGGTTATTGAGAGGTGGAAAGAATACAAATAGTAAGATCACGGATGGATGACAAAGACGAATATGACTGTTACTATGAAGAATGAAAAAATAAATATATTCTTGAAACTAATCTTGATCCTGATACTCAATATAATCTTAACATAAGCAGTGATTTGTTGGACAAAGATAACTATCCTTTGGATCAGGATTATGAATATCAGTTTACTACTCCAGAAGTCAAAAACGAAGACAAACATGTTGATATTATTGACCAGGAATGACTTGTAATGATTCCAAGTAGTATCAAACCTTTGACTTTGCCAATCAAATCAGTGAACATAGACACTGTAAATATTAGAGTTTGTGAATGAGAAGTAAATCCTTCCAGGCATAATTACATAGACAACAAAGACTGTCAAACTGCCAGAGTAGATGTTGAAAACAAATGATTTCAGCCAAGTTTGAATACTGTTGATCTAGAACAAGTTTTTGAACAAGAGTTTGATTCAAATATAGTAAAAGCCAAGGTCTACAAACTTGAAGAAGATATGACAGAATCCCAAAAAGAAAGTTACCAAGAGGATGAATTAACTCATTCTACCAGAGTTTATAATATAAGTGATGTTACTGCTACCTTGAAAGAGGGTAAAGAAGATATTTTATGGCTCAGAGATTACAACCAATGAGAAAATCTTGCCAACAATATAGATAATATTACAGCTTATGAAATAAATAGACATCATCGCTGAACACATCCTTCTGTTGTTGGTAGGCATGATATAGATTTTGAACCAAAACAAAACTGACTTTATGAGTTGGAAAGTATTCCATCAAATTCAGACCTTGTAATAACTTTGGAAAATCAGGATAAAGTACTTGTAACTAATTCCGGTAATGAACTGTCTGAATGAGATGCCAAAACTTATATTTTTACAGATAGACCTTTGTACAAACCAGGTGATGAAGTAAATATCAAATGAACTGTTAGAAATTTTTATTCTGAAGCTTATCAGATACAGGAAGATAGTATACCTTTGAGAGTTAGAGATAGTAGGTGAGAGACTATGATAAGTGAAACTCTTAAGCTGGATGAGTATTGAAGTTTTCAGGCAGGATTTGATCTTCCTGATGATGCAAATCTTGGTGAATACACTGTAAGAGCTGGTAATGATAATTTGAATTTCAGTGTAGAAGAGTTTGAAACTCCTGATTTTGAAGTAGAAGCCACTGCCAGAGAGGATGATTATCTTCTGTGAGAAACTGCTCAGGTAGATATTGCCGCAAATTATTATATGTGACTTCCTGTAGCCGAGGGTGAGGTAAGCTATGAATTAACAAGTGAAGATTATTATTTTGATTGATGAGGGGTACAAGGTTACCAGTTTGGTGAAAGAAGAAGTTTTTGGTGGCAACCAGATTCTGGAAGCAGACGTGAAGATAGGTGAGAACTTATATTGGATAATAACTGACAAGCAGTTTTGGATCTTGATCTAGAAGAACAGGATCAAGAAGACAAGATCTATAATCTATCTTTAAATGTACAGGATCCAGAAAGCTGACAAAATATAGCTCAAAATCTTTCTTTCAAATGACTTAGAACTGAAAAGTTTGTAGGTGTGAATTTTGATGATTTTAGTTATGATTATCTGGATACCGCCAATATAGATCTTATAGCAGTTGATATTGATTGAAATAGACTATCTCAAAAACAAATAGATTTAGAAGTGAAAAAAGTAGAACATCAACACGATGAAGTTGGTCAACAAAGAGAAACCACCAAAGATACGGTTATGAGCCAAACTTTGACAACTACTCAAGATGGTACAGTAAATACTGATTTTACTTTTGATGAGCCTTGAGAGTATGAGTTTGTGATAAGCACTCCTGATGGAAGTTATAAAACCACAAAAACATTTTATGTAGGATGAGCAGATGTATTGTCTCCTGGTCAGGAAGACAATGAAATTAATGTAATTCCTGAACAGCAAACTTATGATGTGTGAGACACAATGAGAGCAACAATACAATCTCCTCATACTTGAGTACAAGCTATGCTAACAGTAGAAAAAAACAACAAAATAATGGATTCTAGAATAATTGATATTGATGAGTACAATCAGGAAGTACAATTAGAGATCAAAGAAGAGTATATTCCAAATTTTGATATATCAGCATTTATAATAAAAGATGTTACAACCATACAAGATGACTTCCAAGACTTAGAAGAAGTAAGAAACGAAATGTCTCAGATAGAACAAGATTTACAAGAAAGATTGGACATCCCAAGAATACCTGGTCCTCCAATAGTTCCATATTATGATGTAATAATACCACCATTGCCACCAGAAGTTGATGATATGGACGAAGAAGAACAAAATCTTTATGAAGAGTGGGTGGAACTAAGAGCTCAAGAACAAGAACTTTTATCAAATCTTTTGCCAAGTTATTATGGATGATTAGAAACCATAAAAGTAAATACAGATTATGTGAAACTTGATGGACAGGTAAGTTTGGACAAAGAAATGTATGAACCAGGAGATGGTCAAACAATTGATCTTGAAATTACAGACAATGAGTGAAATCCGGTTGATTGACAGGCAACAATCAGAGTGATAGACCAGGCTTTGTTGGATATGATGGACAACAAACAGGATATACTTGAGTTTTTCTACTCAAAACAATCAAACAACATCTCAACATCAAGTAATCTCCAAAATATTATCCAAAGAATTCATTTCCCTGATCAGTTAGATGTTCAGGTGGAAGAAGACTTTGAAACCCAACAAGATGATGCTCAGTTTTATGGTGAAATTATGGAAGAATCTGCAGATATGCAAGCAGATACCAGATCTGCAACAGAAGATGCTGCTGCTCCTGGGGATGATGAAGCAGAAGTTAGAGAAGATTTTGAAGATTTGGCATATTATCAGTCAGTAGTAGATGTACAAAACTGACAAGCTCAAATACAAGTAGACCAACTTCCTGATAATCTAACTACTTGGGTAGTAGATGGTTTTGTGCATACTCAAGATACCAAAGTAGGGGAGTTTGAAACTGACTTCCAGGTACAAAAACCTATTGGTATATTAGAACAAATACCTAGATTCCTGATCTCTGGAGATGAGCTGATAATAGCAGCTCAAATTGCTAACAATACCAATACTGCTCAAAATGTGCAAACCAATCTTGAGATTAGCAATGCAACAAATACCAATCCTACTCAGGAAGTAGAAGTTGGACCTTGAGAGACAGAGCCAGTAAGATTTCCTGTAGAAATTGATAGTTTGTGAACTCAGGATATCAAGAATTTTGAGTCAGAAATTACTATATCTGCAAATGCAGGAGAGTATCAGGATGCAGTAAGACATACAAGAAACATCCAGCAACCAAGTACTGCAGAATATGTGTTTACCAATGGTTCTACAGAGGATATAAGTTATGAAGAACAAGTTAAGATCTCAGAGATAATGGAAGAAAACTGATATTTGGAAATTACTATGTGAGCAACTATTCTTACCAACCTAATGCACAATCTGGATGATTATTTTAGTTATCCTGGTGAGAGTCTTAGAAGTAGATTGGGATTCCTGGATATAGCTGAAAGTATGAGAAGTTTGTATCAGGGTGTAAACAAACTAGATGAATTTGAAGAAATTACAGTTTATGATAGAGATAATAATGAATATACTACTATCCAAGAAGTAGAATCCAAAATCAAAGATGAAATGGATATATATCAAGAAGATGATGGATGACTTAGAAACTTCCAGGATAGTTGTTGGCATACTCGCCAATCTTGTAGTAGTTTTGCTTTGTCAAAATCATATCTAGAAATGGATTTGGATATTGATGGAGTAGACAATGAACAGCTACTGGATTATTACAAATCAGAACTTGAAGAAAAAATTGAAAGAAGTAGTTCTAACAAGAGAAACATTTCTTATTTTATGCCTTTGGCTGTGCAGTGAGAGTATGATTTTGTAAATGAACACTTTGAACCAAGAGATGACCTAAGCAACAAAAGAAAAATACAATATATCAATCTTTATGAGTTGATGCCCGAAGATTGAGAAAGAGCTGATGAGTTTTATGAAGATCTGAAAAACTCTATATTGATAGAAGCAAGAGGTAGTTTGTTACCGGCAGATTTGGATTATTCAAATAACATTATCTCTACTGCCAAAATGCTACAGTTGATGCTTGATTATGGAGAAGAAGAAAGACTACAGGTAGAGAATATGGCAAGGTGGCTTTTGGCAAACAGGGACGAAGAATGAGCTTTTCATGCCAGAAATATTGTGCCTATCATAGATGCTTTGGACAAATACGTTGATCAAACAGGTGAGCTTGATAATGTTGATTTTGATGCAGCAGCTTATTTTGAAGAAAATAATATAATGGAAGCAAACTTTGATATGGACAACAGATTTGGATTAGCTCACGATAAGTTTGATTTCCAAGATTATGTGAATTTTGGGGAAACTCATAGTCTGTGATTTGAAAAAGATGGAGAGGGTAGGCTTTATTATGATGTAGGATTAAGATACCATATACCAAACGATCAGATTACTCCAAGAGATGAATGAATGATAGTAAGCAGGAATTATTATGATTATGATGAATACCAAGATGCTCATGAAAGACAGTGTTTTACTCCAATATGGAGATGAAGATGGTGATGATCAAATTGTAGAAATGTAAGGGTAGAAAATATTGATTCTGTCAGTGAAGCCAATCATGGTGATTTCGTAGTGTGAGAGGTAGAGTTGACTGTTCCTTATGAAAGAAATGATGTGGTTTTGAGGGATTATATCCCTTCTGGTGCAGAGGTTTTGAATGTGGATTTTGATACAGTGTGAGATGATGTGGCTGAGGTAGTAGGGCAAACTAGTGATAGGCGATGATGATTTGATCATATAGAGCAAAGGAATGATATGGTATATTTGTATGCTGAGCATCTTAGGTCTGGGACATATACTTATACTTATGTAATGCAGGCTAGTTATGAAGGTAGCTTCAATGTTCGTCCTGCTAGGGCTGAGGTTTTGGACAGACCAGAGGTTTTTGGTAGGAGTAGTGGTAAGGTTTTTGAGATTAGTAGGTAA